In the Hevea brasiliensis isolate MT/VB/25A 57/8 chromosome 8, ASM3005281v1, whole genome shotgun sequence genome, TAGGAAACTgatatcttgtttgctttgctaTGGTATTTGCTTTTTTGCTGCTTCCAATGTTCTATAATGGAAAATGAAGTCTTCAAACGTATATCTgttaaaataaagaaagaaaaaaccAAGTCACAATGTTCATAGATATCTATGTTCGACAAGTTTTGGCTTTATTACAAGCCTAACTCTGCATCAATATTGTAAGCATAAGCATATCCCCTTATTCTAGGAATAATGATATTCCTTTtacatctattttttttttcctttggacCTATGCATATGAAAGCTCCAAGCCTAAGATCtgctaaaaaaatgatttttttttaatgcagAAAAATGGCTATTTATATGCATATTGTCTTGTATCTACCTCAAATGTAattcaatgcttcatatggacATTTCATCATTTCTTTCAAtgattcttcatttcttcattttgaTTGCAGGAATCCATAATGGCAATGCCCAGTTGGTGGATTGCTTGGACTCTGACAGGGAAGCTCTTATTGATTTCAAAGAAGGTCTAAAGGATCCTGAGAATCGACTCTCATCATGGCGAGGAAACAACTGTTGCCAATGGGAAGGTATAAGTTGTGACAATAAAACTAGAGATGTTATTGCAATTGACCTCCACAACCCTTTTCCATCATCAGATCCCAATTATTCCAGGGATGCATTAGGTGGGAAATTAGTCCTTCATTGATAAAACTCAATTATTTGAGACATTTAGACTTGAGTCTTAATGGATTCAGTGGAATTCCAATTCCTGAATTCTTTCAATCTTTGGAGAAACTGCAATATCTAAATCTAGCAGATGCTGGCTTTGGAAGCAAAATTCCTCCAAACTTGGGAAATATCTCTGCACTGCAGTATTTCAATGCCTCTAACAACTGTTGACAACCTTGAATGGATGACTGGTCTTACATCTTTGAAATATTTAGCGCTTAATGGAGTTGACCTATCATCCTCTGGGTCAGAGTGGGTTGGAGCATTGAACAGGCTTTCACATATAACTGAGCTGCACTTGCAGTTTTGTGACCTGATTGATTCTAATTCATTTCTTAACTTTGTCAATCACTTGCTGTGATAGACCTCAGTTTTAATAAGTTCTTTGCAGAGTTCCCGAACTGGCTTGTGAATATCAGCAGCCTTGTGTATGTTGACATCCGATATAGCCAGTTGCATGGAAGCATTCCACTTGCTTTAAGCATGCTGCCAATTTTGCAGTTCTTGCATGTTGAATTCAACCATCTAAAAGCTAATAGCAGTCCACTGTTCCAGGGAAGCTGGAAAAACTTGGAAGTTCTTAATTTGGGCGTCAATATTGTCTATGGTAAGCTACCTGCCTCCATTGGAAATATTACATCACTCACTCATCTTTTTTTGTTCTCCAATAATATTTAGGGTGAGTTTCCGAGCTCAATAGCTAAACTTTGTAATCTGAAATATTTTGATTTGTCAAATAATAATTTGAAGGGGAGCTTAGCCGAAATCCTTGAAGGAACTGATGATTGCCTTTCCAAAAGTCCTGTTCCAAGTTTGCAGTACTTGCTTCCAAGTTTGCAGTACTTGCTACTGAGGAGAAGTAGattggttggtaaatttttaactTGGTTGGGTCAGATTCAAAATCTTGTTGAACGCTGTCTGAATTATAACTTGTTCCATGGTCCCATCCCTGATTTGGGAGCATTAAGATGTCTAGCTACTCTCCTACTTGGGAAAAATGAACTAAATGGAACTCTTTCAGATACTTTGTTTCAGCTTCCTAAGTTGTCTATCCTAGATGTCTCTGACAATCAGTTAACTGAATCTCTCCCATATAGTTTGGCATGGGTTTCAATGTTGTCTGTCCTAGATGTCTCCTTCAACTGTTTGACTGGTGTAATCTCAGAATCCCACTTTTCAAAGTTAAATAATTGCAGTCCTTGTGTTTTTCTTCCAACTCTTTGGTCTTGAATGCCAGTTCAAATTGGATCTCTCCATTTCAGCTCCAGTCACTTGATATGGCTTCATTCCTTCTGGGCCCTTCATTCCCTGCTTGGCTTAAATATCAAAGTAATCTATCTTATCTTGACTTTTCAAATGCTAGTCTTTCAGGTTCCATACCCAGCTGGTTTTGGGATATTTCTGGTGGTCTCAATTCCTTAAATTTGTCCTTCAATCAGTTAAAGGGTCAACTGCCAAATCCATTGAATTTACAAGAAGTTGCATTTCTTGATTTGAGCTCCAACCTCTTTGAAGGACCTATTCCTCTTCTACTTGCTGGAATTCAAGTATTAGATCTTTCTGATAATCGATTTTCAGGTCCTATCGCAAAAATGATAAGTGGATTCACCCAGTTCTGGATATTCCTTTCTTTTGCAGGAAACCAACTGATTGGTGAAATTCCAGATTCCATTGGACAAACATTTTCATTGATTATCATTGATCTTTCAAGAAACAATTTATCTGGAAGCATTCCTTCAAACATGGCAAACTGTCGTCAACTACAAGTTTTAGACATTCAAAATAACTACCAGGAGAGGTTCCTGGTTCTTTAGGTTTGCTAAATTTCCTCCAAACACTACACCTAAGCAACAACATGATCTTTGGAGAAATTCCCTCATCTTTCCAAAATTTGTTGAATCTGGAAACTCTAGACATTGGATGACTGGTAACATTCCATCATGGTTTGGACATGGTTTCCAGAATCTTAGAATTCTCAGATTGAGGTCAAATACATTTTCTGGAGAACTACCATCTGGTCTTTCAAGTTTGGGTTCTCTACAAATCCTGGATCTTGCAGAAAATGAGTTGGAAGGTATAATTCCAGCTAGTTTGGGTGATCTCAAGTCCATGGCTCAACCTGAAAAAAACAACAGATACTTGTTTTATGGGACAAATTTTGGGAGACACTATTATGAAGAAAGTATAGTTGTGAATATAAAAGCTGGATCACAAAGGTTCACAAAGACTCTTTCCCTTCTAACATGCATAGACCTTTCTGGGAATCGGTTGCATGGAAAGCTGCCCCAGGAAATAACAAGATTGGCAGGGTTGGTGGTTTTGAACCTGTCAGgaaataatctcaatagccagataaATGAAAACATTTCAAAATTGCATCAGTTGTCATCTCTTGATCTCTCAAGAAATATGCTTTCAGGTCCAATTCCTTCAAGCATGTCTTCCTTATCATTCTTGGGATACTTGAACTTATCAAACAACAATTTCTCAGGTAGAATTTCTTTTGTTGGGCACCTGACAACTTTTGAGTCATCCTCTTTCTCGGGTAACCCTGGCCTTTGTGGAGCTCCTCTTGTTGGTCAATGTCCAGGTGACTATCCAACTAGTGCAGGAACTGCTGAGAGTGCAATTGCTGATGGTTACAGTGTTGACAAGTGGTTCTATTTGGCAGTTGGGTTGGGATTTGCAGCTGGCATATTGGTTCCTTGCTTCATTTTGATAGTTCAAAGAACCTGGAGCGACGTGTGCTTTAGTTTTGTCGATAAGACAGCCAATGGATTGTTGTATTGGGGTCAGGAAACAACAGCCTTCTTCAAAAACGGTGGTGATCACAATCCTTAGCTTTGCTTCGTATTTGATTTGTTCCAGGCTACTAGCTATATAACTCTTGACATCCCTTGTGTAAGTATCCTGTTTTGATGTTATGTAATGCATTTGTCCTTCAGAAGTTGTGAATCAGCCACATGTTGCTTATCATTGTGCAAAGAGGAAAGAATGAATTCTAGAAATGTTCCTTTCTATTTATAATTAAAGTAGGAGAATTGTCATTTATAAGATTTCCAAAGAATGTAAGTATCCATATGCCCTTTGTGCAAAACCTTCATATCTTGAATGGTTGTTCAAATAGCTTTTGCATTGAGAAATCTCTAATTTATCTGCCTTCAATTCATTGTCTTATGAAATACATTGTTTAGATATTGTATTTCAACTGCATTGTTAATCCCAGGTTGAGATTATGAAAATCCAGGCTCTTTCCACAAGTACCTGAGAGGAATAGAGAGTTGGAAGATATTGGCTAATTGCAGAAACCACTGTCTGCTAAAATATAAAGAGAGAATCTTTAGGTTTGGCCATTGAGCTGATAAACACACAATATCCAGAACACTGCATATGAAAGTTTACCATAAGGTTGAAGGAATAAACCGATCACATCAATTGATCCCTTTATTGCTTCAAATAACCTAAAGAAATGGTGATGgagaaaaagaaaagtgaaatttaaatttatttcaaatgttT is a window encoding:
- the LOC110648041 gene encoding receptor-like protein EIX2 isoform X1 codes for the protein MTGNIPSWFGHGFQNLRILRLRSNTFSGELPSGLSSLGSLQILDLAENELEGIIPASLGDLKSMAQPEKNNRYLFYGTNFGRHYYEESIVVNIKAGSQRFTKTLSLLTCIDLSGNRLHGKLPQEITRLAGLVVLNLSGNNLNSQINENISKLHQLSSLDLSRNMLSGPIPSSMSSLSFLGYLNLSNNNFSGRISFVGHLTTFESSSFSGNPGLCGAPLVGQCPGDYPTSAGTAESAIADGYSVDKWFYLAVGLGFAAGILVPCFILIVQRTWSDVCFSFVDKTANGLLYWGQETTAFFKNGGDHNP
- the LOC110648041 gene encoding probable LRR receptor-like serine/threonine-protein kinase IRK isoform X2, with product MLHMDISSFLSMILHFFILIAGIHNGNAQLVDCLDSDREALIDFKEGLKDPENRLSSWRGNNCCQWEEFPNWLVNISSLVYVDIRYSQLHGSIPLALSMLPILQFLHVEFNHLKANSSPLFQGSWKNLEVLNLGVNIVYGSIPSWFWDISGGLNSLNLSFNQLKGQLPNPLNLQEVAFLDLSSNLFEGPIPLLLAGIQETN
- the LOC110648041 gene encoding LRR receptor kinase SERK2-like isoform X3 — its product is MLHMDISSFLSMILHFFILIAGIHNGNAQLVDCLDSDREALIDFKEGLKDPENRLSSWRGNNCCQWEEFPNWLVNISSLVYVDIRYSQLHGSIPLALSMLPILQFLHVEFNHLKANSSPLFQGSWKNLEVLNLGVNIVYGNQLIGEIPDSIGQTFSLIIIDLSRNNLSGSIPSNMANCRQLQVLDIQNNYQERFLVL